The DNA window atgatAAATATATTAAGAATAGATAAACTACCgaataataaaaatagttacATTAGGGATTTGATAAAGGGatagtattttagttttttatttatatatactatatccgtcccaaaatataacaacctataATTGGATGGGATATATCCTAGtccaataaatctggacaacaCTTTATATTCAACGTGCAATCCTAAATAGTCatattttgtgacggagggagtactagtagataagtaaaataataaattaattttgtgaaAGATGGAGTATAGTTCTTACACCCAAAAATGAATTTCGTTTGTTTGACAAACGGACCAACGATCAGACCACGCTGTGACTGTGAGCCCGGACAACGCAGCAGTATATGCTAGTCCCATAAATCTAGACAACACTTTGTATTCAACGTGCAATTGTGACTGAGGGAGTACTAGTAGataaataagtaaaataataaatttatggctgaatagctaatttaatcCCTCGAGTTTTACCGAAGGCTCAATTTAGTCCTTTACATTTTATTTTGTCCACATAGCTCctctaaatatttgttttggcttgaaATCACCTTAggcccacttaatatgccatatggctatttctagttaatatttctattagaaaatgtcccttttacacttaatttgtatacaactatatactagaaaatagAAAACCAAAGATGAATAGACAACATTGCAAATGTGCTTtccattatttcaacatgtgcacataaAACTTAAGCAATTGCTATTGTATATACTTTctagtacataatttattttcgttttACATAATTTACTATGCTTACCTATAAGAAAatcaagcatgcaatttttctcttatatatgtgaatgataggggtataagtgtcatttatcaagagagttgTTAGTTTAAGGCTACATTTGAACTACAtttgaactaaaatgaaaacttaAATGACTAATACGAATATATtgaaacatcaaggactaaactgagaCTCAGAAGCACCTTGACTATTCAAcctaaatttattttgtgaaagATGGAGTATAGTTCTTACgccaaaaaaatgaatttcgTTTGTTTGACAAACGGACCAACGATCAGTCCACGATGTGACTGTGAGCCCGGACAACGCAGCAGCAAGCCCCGTACCGCGCGTACGCCGGGGCAACGTGGCACACGCGCCTACCCTAGCGATCGGAGACGAGCCGACCGCGTTGTGGCGCGCGCCCCCATTGCCATTGCAATTGCTCGTCTCGTCTGTCGTCTCATCGCTCTGCTCGAGGGCTCGACTCGCCCACACGACACTGCCACCGCGCGCCATTAACTCCCCCACCCGCATTCATGCCCGCGCCGCGTTCCAACCACCCCACCGCCTTAAATGCCCCTCCATCCCCCCATTCCCATCCCTcctcacctccacctccacctccacctagCTCTAGAgccttccctctcctcctccacatccACCGGAGAGAGtgtgtttcttggttcttggaGGAGAGATGTCCAAGATGGCGGAGGAGAAGGTGctggcggcgccggccaccgtcgaCGGCGGGATGCAGTCCTCAGGGGACCTGCAggcttcgtcggcggcggcggcgcgtgtgcGGCCCGTCGAGAcgctcctccgcgccgcgccgctgggGCTCtgcgtcgccgccatggccatcaTGCTCCGCAACTCGGTCACCAACGAGTACGGCACCGTCTCCTACTCCGACCTCGGCGGCTTCAAGTACGCTTCTGGAActctcctgcggcggcggcggatcgacaTGGCTCACTCTCCTCTGATCtgatttctttttgttgtttttctttttcccaagGTACCTGGTGTACGCGAACGGGCTCTGCGCCGCCTACTCGCTGGCGTCGGCGTTCTACATCGCCGTGCCGAGGCCGGCGACGTTGTCCCGCTCCTGGGTCGTTTTCCTCCTCGACCAGGTTGCCTTCCCCTCACTGCTGCTTCTTCCTCCATTTCTTGCCTTCCCAACAAGGATTCACTCCAATTTGCAGCCCTTTTGATTCATTTTGCTCGAGCAATCATGCTCCTGTagtagaatgaaaaaaaaaaaagctcgatgCGTCGGAAATAAAAAGCAGAAATCTCGGGGTATTTAGAGGGGGAAAGTTGAAGTTcgataaaattttgtttaaatttgagTAAAATtgacttaatttatttatttttgaatataTCGGACGAAAGAATATCCTATCAGAGGATGGAAATTCCTGAAATTTCAGATGTTCTTGAAATTTCGTTCCCGAATTTCCGTTATGTCTGTGTCGAGCTCACTGAGGTATTTGTAGGACGGTGTTTTCGGTGTGAACCTTTCCTTGGATCCGTATGGATCTGTTAGCTTACCAAACCGAGAAATCAACAAATCCTGTAAAAAAAGATCTGATCCTTTTTAGTTCATATATAACCCAACTGACGAACTGAACCGACCGATAACATCTGCAAAAAAGATTCTGAGGGATCATATCATACCTATCCATATGATGAACTAACTAAGGCTgacttcttttcttctctttcctaaCTCACCTCTCTCGTCTTGCTTATGCATGGTTTTCGTCTTGCTTATGCATGGTTTTTAAAatactaaacggtatatttttaaaaaaagttttactttaaaaaatcatttaatatatttatgttatttttaagctaatacttaattaattatacattgATACACCACCATGTTTTTGGGACCGTCTCGAACATAATATTTTTCTCAATTTCAAACTTCAACTTTCTTATTATTTTCCGTTAGCttgttttttaaactgttaaataaTACTTTTTGACAAAATGTTTCTAcgtaaaagttgtttaaaagattcaaataaatccattttaaattttataataattaatacttaattagtggGAGAATAGCCATTTTGCTCCATGAAGTTTCGCCCTGAGATCATTTTAGTCCATGATCTTTCAAATTGTCCAAGTGAGCCTTTAAACTTTTTAAACTTTATCATGTGGACATATATATAGTCCTTT is part of the Oryza glaberrima chromosome 4, OglaRS2, whole genome shotgun sequence genome and encodes:
- the LOC127772231 gene encoding CASP-like protein 2A1, which encodes MSKMAEEKVLAAPATVDGGMQSSGDLQASSAAAARVRPVETLLRAAPLGLCVAAMAIMLRNSVTNEYGTVSYSDLGGFKYLVYANGLCAAYSLASAFYIAVPRPATLSRSWVVFLLDQVFTYLILAAGAASGELLYLAYNGDKEVTWSEACGVFGGFCRQARTSVAITFASVACYILLSLISSYRLFSAYDPPQPSLGNKGVEIAAFPR